TTGCCGGGAACTTATGCTTTGAGCGATTACTCCATCGAAGAGAGAGTAACTACGCAGTATCTCTTGGCTGAAGATTATGATTTGATTATAAATGTAGTAGATTCTACAAATCTGGAAAAAAACCTTCAACTGACTTCTGAATTGATGAGTGTGGGCAAAAAGATGTTATTAGCCCTTAATATGAGCGATGAAGCCAAGAAAGAGGGCATAGAGATAGATAATAATCAAATGTCTTTGCTTCTTGGTTTTTCATGCGTAAAAGTTTCCGCCGCAACAAAAGAAGGCATAGGCGAACTAATAGAAGCGATAATAAAAGAGTATGAAAATGAAACTATGGAGCATAAGCTCATCTTTAGTGAAGCGGTTGAAGAGGAGGTATCTATAATAGTCGACTATTTAACCAAACACAAATACGAGGATGAAAATTCATACAGAAATATAGCGATAAATCTTCTAAAAAATAGTAAAAAAACATATGCAAAGCTACATGATGACCCTATTTGGACGGAGTTGCAGCCGATTCTTATCGAGGCTTCCAAACATATTGAGCTGCATCACGATTGCGATGACATAAAAGAGGCTTTTGCTTCAGAATATGCTTCATTTAACAGAGGAGTAGTTGCCGAGGTTGTAAAACAAAGCAGAGAGGCTGAGAAAAAAACACTTACCGATAAAATAGATTCTGTTTTGATACATCAACTATTGGGTATACCGATATTTTTATTTTTTATGTGGGCGCTTTTTCAGCTTACATTTAAAATCGGTTCTATTCCGATGGAGTGGATTGATGCTTTTTTCTCTTGGTTTGGCGAAACGGTAGGCGCTACTATATCTAACGATGATGTTCGCTCGCTGGTAGTCGACGGAGTTATATCGGGCGTCGGTGCGGTTGTTCTTTTTGTTCCAAATATTGCCATACTCTTTGTCGGTATCGCTCTTTTGGAGAGTACGGGCTATATGTCAAGAGTCGCGTTTTTGCTTGACGGTTTTTTTCATAAATTTGGACTTCACGGTCAGTCGTTTATACCCCTTGTAACGGGTTTTGGCTGTTCTATTCCCGCTTATATGAGTGCGAGGATTTTAAAAAATGACCGT
The genomic region above belongs to Sulfurimonas sp. and contains:
- the feoB gene encoding ferrous iron transport protein B — its product is MNKNIKVCPITAKHIKVALVGQPNVGKSMLINSISNAHLQVGNFTGVTVEKSEVLFDYKDYHFTVVDLPGTYALSDYSIEERVTTQYLLAEDYDLIINVVDSTNLEKNLQLTSELMSVGKKMLLALNMSDEAKKEGIEIDNNQMSLLLGFSCVKVSAATKEGIGELIEAIIKEYENETMEHKLIFSEAVEEEVSIIVDYLTKHKYEDENSYRNIAINLLKNSKKTYAKLHDDPIWTELQPILIEASKHIELHHDCDDIKEAFASEYASFNRGVVAEVVKQSREAEKKTLTDKIDSVLIHQLLGIPIFLFFMWALFQLTFKIGSIPMEWIDAFFSWFGETVGATISNDDVRSLVVDGVISGVGAVVLFVPNIAILFVGIALLESTGYMSRVAFLLDGFFHKFGLHGQSFIPLVTGFGCSIPAYMSARILKNDRDRLLTLFIIGFMSCGARLPVYVLFAGAFFSESMAGNVLFAIYITGAMLGLFAAKILKLTAFKGIDEPFVMEMPKYRLPSVKLIWHTVVTKTLMYLKKAGTFIAAASMLIWFLSNYPHNLKLKEEYGKKIENAINEDEKKELANRLSEANLEQSYLGKIGKFSEPIFAPLGFDWKMSVALQTGLAAKEVVVSTLGVLYALGKDINEENNSSLKEIISKNIPFPSAVAFIVVVMIYLPCLAASVVFTREAGGIKYFFYLLALTSAVAYTLAFIAFNVTSMFYS